From one Labeo rohita strain BAU-BD-2019 chromosome 8, IGBB_LRoh.1.0, whole genome shotgun sequence genomic stretch:
- the LOC127169648 gene encoding uncharacterized protein C22orf15 produces the protein MFITVIFGEGREEILNLNCKIINFIHCIKEKCNLDPQETLDLMDRMGELVNLAERAQSTDLVSSLLKERESYIPLRVSRGEGREGAKYTAVYDFGTSYPELAEILRKLSNPSKERDKRGGASKRGGVSQSRIKAAINFKKAITTPRS, from the exons ATGTTCATTACTGTGATATTTGGTG AGGGAAGAGAGGAGATTTTGAACCTAAATTGCAAGATTATAAACTTCATCCACTGTATAAAAGAGAAATGCAATCTGGATCCCCAAG AGACTCTGGACTTGATGGACAGGATGGGAGAGTTGGTGAACTTGGCAGAGAGAGCGCAAAGCACCGACCTCGTCAGTAGTTTgctgaaggagagagagagctaTATTCCATTACGTGTGTCAC GAGGTGAAGGCCGCGAAGGTGCAAAGTATACAGCAGTGTATGACTTTGGGACAAGTTATCCTGAGCTAGCAG AGATTCTGAGAAAACTGTCAAATCCTTCAAAGGAGAGAGATAAAAGGGGTGGGGCATCCAAAAGGGGAGGAGTCAGTCAAAGCCGCATCAAAGCTGCTATCAACTTTAAGAAAGCTATCACAACACCTCGGAGCTAA
- the adora2aa gene encoding adenosine A2a receptor a, which produces MLNDVFDVLYMILELLIALLSILGNVLVCWAVGLNSNLQSITNFFVVSLAVADIAVGVLAIPFSIVISTGFCANFYGCLFIACFVLVLTQSSIFSLLAIAIDRYIAIKIPLRYNSLVTGQRARGIIAFCWVLSVIIGLTPMLGWHKARSKETLNSTCPPGMMECLFEQVVVMDYMVYFNFFACVLVPLLLMLAIYLRIFMAARHQLKCIESKAVPCELKSRSTLQKEVHAAKSLAIIVGLFAVCWLPLHIINCFTLFCPLCERPPALIMYLAIILSHANSVVNPFIYAYRIREFRHTFRKIVRYHILGRREPLSCNGSTRTSARTSVADSLRIKVNGLVRDLYTEQSSTTSSCESAEPGLSHRPVTMESSVLDNQPMELTNSHRHLGSRHPESPLTVNNEGVACRKHAVFDITDGKDASSPLHVKSALYLQTAHCVELTEVS; this is translated from the exons ATGCTGAACGATGTTTTCGACGTGTTGTACATGATTCTGGAGCTGCTGATTGCCCTGCTCTCAATCTTGGGCAACGTGTTGGTCTGCTGGGCAGTGGGCCTCAACAGCAACCTCCAGAGCATCACCAACTTCTTTGTTGTTTCGCTGGCTGTGGCGGACATCGCGGTGGGTGTGCTGGCCATTCCCTTCTCCATCGTGATCAGCACCGGTTTCTGTGCCAATTTCTACGGTTGTCTGTTCATCGCCTGCTTCGTCCTAGTGCTGACCCAGAGCTCCATATTTAGTCTTCTGGCCATTGCCATTGACCGCTACATTGCTATCAAGATCCCGCTAAG aTACAACAGCCTAGTAACCGGGCAGCGTGCCAGAGGCATCATAGCGTTCTGCTGGGTTCTGTCGGTCATCATCGGTCTAACGCCCATGCTAGGCTGGCACAAAGCCCGCTCAAAAGAGACCCTCAACAGCACCTGCCCGCCCGGCATGATGGAGTGTTTATTCGAGCAGGTGGTGGTCATGGACTACATGGTCTACTTCAACTTCTTCGCCTGCGTGCTGGTGCCTTTGCTCCTCATGCTGGCCATTTACCTGCGGATCTTCATGGCCGCGCGCCACCAACTCAAATGCATTGAGTCCAAAGCCGTGCCGTGCGAGCTCAAGTCTCGGTCCACCCTGCAGAAAGAAGTCCATGCTGCAAAATCTCTAGCGATCATCGTCGGCCTGTTCGCGGTTTGCTGGTTGCCCCTACACATCATTAACTGTTTTACTCTGTTTTGTCCGCTGTGTGAACGGCCGCCGGCTTTGATCATGTACCTGGCTATCATTCTCTCGCACGCAAACTCAGTCGTAAACCCGTTCATTTACGCCTACCGCATACGAGAGTTCAGACACACCTTTCGGAAGATCGTACGCTATCACATCTTGGGCCGACGAGAGCCTCTTTCTTGCAACGGGAGCACCCGTACCTCAGCCCGAACCAGTGTGGCAGATTCGCTTCGGATTAAAGTCAACGGCCTGGTGCGAGACCTCTACACCGAGCAGAGCAGCACCACCAGCAGCTGTGAAAGTGCCGAACCTGGTCTCTCACACAGACCTGTTACTATGGAAAGCTCCGTATTAGACAACCAGCCTATGGAACTCACTAATTCGCACAGACATTTGGGATCGAGGCATCCAGAGTCGCCGCTCACTGTGAATAATGAGGGCGTTGCATGTAGGAAACATGCCGTTTTTGACATTACGGATGGGAAGGATGCGTCCTCGCCGCTTCACGTTAAATCAGCTCTGTACCTGCAAACAGCCCACTGTGTTGAACTCACAGAGGTTTCCTGA